In Mercurialis annua linkage group LG6, ddMerAnnu1.2, whole genome shotgun sequence, the following are encoded in one genomic region:
- the LOC126687180 gene encoding F-box protein At4g00893-like, which translates to MNDDDAASNLSHNTDEEEETELWSKLTLDLEIKIFSHLFDVYAGAVGLIRSTRKAWSLVPIPRFSPPPVSDHQYPLLVKLKHATCIFYHPLYGYSFKEQFLELAGAFIVSSNFDWLLLSRMNCSLFFFNPFTREKIELPPYTFDDDDGDEEEDNEEFYLHFTRLAFSAPPTSEECYVTGVSNKFYLLKVGWTNWLNLDIPDDIRLEVSRCQPIVEEGTCYYLAKGGRLILLDFKKRDYSLAGESFSEFLLDNSHDPLAGDFLVDVYRTYLVKHGQEIFCVLVTEEQNHVYVKGMNLSEKTKSWRNIDHLDRKMLFLSYGTSFLKLGSASGTNNKIYFPKLHQNQSVFFSLSTHSYHSFSGNYSSRLPYDVKELTNCAWIQPSIL; encoded by the coding sequence ATGAATGACGACGACGCGGCAAGTAATTTATCACATAATacagatgaagaagaagaaacagagTTATGGTCGAAGCTTACGCTGGATCTcgagattaaaatattttctcatCTCTTTGATGTCTATGCTGGCGCCGTAGGTCTAATTCGATCAACTCGTAAAGCTTGGAGTCTGGTCCCTATCCCTAGATTTTCACCACCTCCTGTATCCGATCACCAGTATCCTCTCCTCGTAAAGTTGAAACACGCCACTTGCATATTTTATCATCCTCTCTACGGATATTCTTTTAAGGAACAATTTTTAGAATTAGCAGGAGCCTTTATTGTCTCCTCAAACTTTGATTGGTTGCTTTTATCTCGGATGAATTGTAGTCTCTTTTTCTTTAATCCCTTCACAAGAGAAAAGATAGAGCTTCCGCCTTATACATTCGACGACGACGACGGAGACGAAGAAGAAGATAATGAAGAATTTTACTTACATTTTACAAGATTGGCTTTCAGCGCCCCGCCAACATCTGAAGAATGCTATGTTACTGGAGTTTCCAATAAATTCTACCTCCTTAAAGTTGGGTGGACGAATTGGTTAAACCTTGACATTCCAGATGACATCAGATTGGAGGTTTCGAGATGTCAGCCGATTGTCGAAGAGGGGACATGTTATTATTTGGCAAAGGGTGGACGGCTGATATTACTAGATTTCAAGAAGCGCGATTATTCTCTTGCTGGGGAATCATTTTCTGAGTTTTTGTTGGACAACAGTCACGATCCGTTGGCTGGTGATTTTCTTGTGGATGTTTATCGCACTTACCTGGTCAAGCACGGTCAGGAAATTTTCTGTGTGCTAGTTACTGAGGAGCAAAATCATGTTTATGTCAAAGGGATGAATCTCTCGGAGAAGACAAAGTCTTGGAGAAACATAGATCATTTGGACCGGAAAATGCTTTTTTTAAGTTACGGGACGTCTTTTCTTAAACTTGGTTCAGCTAGCGGGaccaataataaaatttattttcccaAATTACACCAAAATCAATCtgtatttttctctctctcaacTCACAGCTATCATTCCTTTTCAGGAAATTATTCAAGTAGACTTCCTTATGATGTTAAGGAACTTACAAATTGTGCTTGGATACAACCCTCAATCCTGTAA
- the LOC126687932 gene encoding uncharacterized protein LOC126687932 yields the protein MDDCADSNSGLLKSNHGATAQRSMDDCADSVSGIDLLLYIWSPTANKNKLLVREFICDTFPLRLCSFCVLPDRISFKLNLQSGFADSQRACIFYLSIISRMHDLKMEVVFELHLTNIFSKDSIFKYAGSPNTRQFYKVSASFPYKWINKKWKEGFHVTSITTAVTPYTIGSLIFKISEQISVYLLVASDNFMSQAIQSKPLVGEAWKRRGQARAALGESVEVRIVSTIHHILEFYYPNEKFITIRLATLIQNVLSCQTNRIMGDNQEENLSKKKDPGWKYCFLADKNNSNKVTCKFCGKITTGVVTDNGSNYVSAAKFLMEKRSNLFWTPCAAHCLDLMLEDIGKIDKIKKTLRKAINLVGFIYNHGGVLNMMRNCTNNKELARHGVTHFATCFLTLQSVHNQKQALRSMFTSIEWTQSKWAKEEKGFLIVLMHDSTDCRRIIFSFSLKPCIDSILSSIREPCVEFDSILRSKKSGWYQSLATLPNFFFFSPFIMARTRRAPVRTEAEINRDAIMELQAQMAAVTTALQALNVQRPPPPAQVHVEQAHDNTDDNGDDEDPLDADANPFAPLRHNRAITHNDGPTVDDGFQWERGFKTEIPEFHGNTSAEELLDWIVTVEEILEFKRAPMERCVPVLTMRFRGRAAAWWTQLKTNRVRLGKPKVLSWEKLRSKLKKTFLPYNYEQIMFQRLHNIRQGTRSVADYSTEFFLLLNRVDIQDSELQLVARFTAGLRQQIQHTLNLFHPLTVSEAHQQALTIESQTRTTFSWTAARSSRIGPQQQNPLPTDDTTPQHAATAIVPFPDKTAQRPSSLRCFACGEIGHRQSNCPQRNRRGLLIDSTGTDVEVIYDEEPPEAPEENMDLIADTGPSHYRMSPSEHEELRRQVEELVIKGYLRESLSPCAVPALLIPKKDGSWRMCVDSRAINKITVRYRFPIPRLDDLLDQIGAAKIFSKLDLRSGYHQIRIRPGDEWKTAFKTREGLFEWLVMPFGLSNAPSTFMRVMNQLLRPFIGKFVVVYFDDILIFSMSLSDHLTHLKEVLLVLRREQLFATLKKCEFGSPQVHFLGYIVSANGLAVDPGKVEAIKTWPVPTTLSATRSFHGLASFYRRFVPQFSSLMAPLTDCIRRDGLFTWTPEASKAFELIKTKLISAPILALPDFTQVFELHCDASKIGIGAVLSQRNRPIAFFSEKLAGARMRYSTYDVEFYAVVQAIKHWRHYLFHKEFVLFTDHDALKHLSSQDKVSARHASWVAYLQQFTFVIKHTSGISNRVADALSRRHSVLAVLHVSVPGFAAFADMYESDDFFGRVLLDIQAGCSQDFTIHDGFLFRGDRLCIPDCSLRLQLIAETHNEGHIGRDRTLHLISQSYFWPSLRRDVERFVERCTTCQTSKGHATNAGLYLPLPIPTQPWSDISMDFVMGLPRTQKGFDSIFVIVDRFSKMVHFVPCKRTTDALQVATLFFREVYRLHGLPTSIVSDRDSRFLGHFWRSLWKMLGTSLDMSSAYHPQTDGQTEVTNRSLGNLLRCLVGDSIKTWDSKLPQAEFAHNHALNRSSGFSPFQVVYGLLPRGPLDLTTLPDRTRLHGVADDFIDNVHSIHAQVIANLESSSSKYKAASDSRRRRVIFEIGDQVWAFLTKDRMPAHAYNKLKAKKIGPLTVLERINDNAYRLQLPATINTSDVFNVRYLSRFVPPDPVPDSRSNPSDPEGPDAAS from the exons ATGGATGACTGTGCAGACAGCAATTCAGGGCTCCTCAAAAGTAATCACGGTGCAACTGCCCAAAGAAGCATGGATGACTGTGCAGACAGCGTTTCAGGAATTGATTTGTTACTATACATTTGGAGCCCGACTGCTAATAAGAATAAATTG CTTGTTAGAGAGTTCATATGTGATACTTTTCCTCTAAGATTGTGTTCCTTTTGTGTTTTACCAGATAGAATTAGCTTCAAGTTGAATTTGCAGTCTGGTTTTGCGGACAG TCAGAGAGCTTGCATATTCTATCTCTCCATAATATCTAGGATGCATGATTTGAAAATGGAGGTAGTTTTTGAGTTACATCTCACCA ATATTTTTTCAAAGGATAGTATTTTTAAGTATGCAGGATCTCCTAACACTCGGCAATTCTACAAAGTGAGTGCATCTTTTCCTTATAAATGGATAAACAAGAAGTGGAAAGAAGGGTTTCATGTCACTTCCATCACAACTGCCGTAACTCCTTACACTATTGgatctttaatttttaagatATCTGAACAGATTTCTGTTTATCTTTTAGTGGCTTCTGATAATTTCATGTCTCAGGCTATTCAATCAAAACCATTAGTTGGTGAGGCATGGAAGAGAAGAGGACAAGCTCGAGCTGCCTTAGGGGAATCTGTAGAGGTGAGAATAGTTTCAACTATTCATCACATCTTGGAGTTTTATTACccaaatgaaaaatttattacTATCCGCTTGGCTACTTTAATACAG AATGTTTTATCTTGTCAAACAAACAGAATAATGGGAGATAATCAAGAAGAAAACttatcaaaaaagaaagacCCGGGCTGGAAATATTGTTTTTTGGCAGACAAAAACAATAGTAATAAGGTTACATGTAAATTTTGTGGCAAGATAACAACTGGAG TTGTCACCGACAATGGAAGTAATTACGTTTCAGCTG CAAAATTTTTGATGGAGAAGAGATCCAATCTGTTTTGGACTCCATGTGCAGCCCATTGCCTAGATTTGATGTTAGAAGACATTGGCAAGATTGACAAGATTAAAAAAACACTTAGAAAAGCTATCAATCTAGTTGGTTTCATATACAACCATGGTGGTGTCTTGAATATGATGAGGAATTGCACTAACAATAAAGAGCTTGCAAGGCATGGAGTTACTCATTTTGCCACATGTTTTCTGACATTGCAAAGTGTACATAATCAGAAGCAAGCCTTGCGAAGCATGTTCACATCAATTGAATGGACACAAAGCAAATGGGCCAAAGAGGAAAAGG GGTTTCTGATTGTATTAATGCACGACTCTACTGATTGCAGGCGCATTATCTTT AGTTTTTCTCTAAAGCCTTGCATTGATTCGATTCTGTCATCAATACGAGAGCCTTGTGTCGAATTTGATTCAATTCTTCGATCCAAGAAGTCAG gttggtatcagagccttgcTACGCTcccaaattttttctttttttccccGTTCATCATGGCAAGAACTCGACGAGCCCCTGTTCGAACCGAAGCAGAAATCAACCGCGACGCCATTATGGAGCTTCAAGCTCAGATGGCTGCAGTCACCACCGCCCTCCAAGCCCTTAATGTTCAACGACCTCCACCACCCGCCCAAGTTCACGTTGAACAAGCACACGATAATACAGATGATAACGGCGACGACGAAGATCCACTTGACGCCGACGCTAACCCCTTCGCCCCTCTCCGTCATAACCGAGCAATTACACATAATGATGGTCCAACAGTTGATGATGGTTTTCAGTGGGAAAGAGGATTTAAAACAGAAATCCCTGAGTTCCATGGCAATACATCGGCTGAAGAATTACTCGACTGGATCGTCACCGTCGAAGAGATTCTTGAGTTCAAGAGAGCCCCAATGGAGCGTTGTGTCCCTGTCCTAACAATGCGTTTTCGTGGAAGAGCAGCCGCATGGTGGACACAGTTAAAGACAAATCGAGTTCGTCTTGGGAAACCTAAAGTCTTATCATGGGAAAAGCTTAGGTCGAAACTTAAGAAGACATTCCTGCCTTACAACTACGAACAGATTATGTTCCAACGCCTTCACAATATACGTCAAGGAACGCGTTCCGTAGCCGACTACTCAACGGAATTTTTTCTCCTTCTCAATCGTGTTGATATACAAGACTCCGAGCTACAACTGGTTGCCCGATTTACAGCAGGTCTTCGACAACAAATCCAACACACCCTCAACTTGTTCCATCCATTAACAGTGTCAGAGGCTCACCAACAAGCCCTCACCATTGAGTCGCAAACCAGAACCACTTTTTCGTGGACTGCGGCACGCTCATCACGTATTGGTCCGCAACAACAGAACCCTCTTCCTACGGATGATACAACTCCACAACACGCCGCGACTGCTATCGTACCATTCCCGGACAAAACAGCACAACGGCCATCGTCGCTTCGATGCTTTGCGTGTGGCGAAATTGGCCACCGACAGTCTAACTGTCCACAACGAAACCGCAGAGGCCTTCTTATTGATTCGACCGGCACAGATGTGGAAGTAATATACGATGAGGAACCACCAGAAGCTCCTGAAGAGAACATGGATCTTATCGCCGACACTGGACCAT CACATTACCGCATGAGTCCTAGCGAACACGAGGAGCTACGACGCCAAGTTGAGGAACTCGTAATCAAAGGCTACTTACGAGAGAGCCTTAGTCCATGTGCCGTCCCCGCGTTGCTCATACCAAAGAAAGACGGTTCTTGGAGAATGTGTGTCGATAGCCGcgctataaataaaattacagtgCGCTATAGATTTCCAATACCACGCTTAGACGATCTCTTAGACCAAATTGGTGCTGCCAAAATTTTCTCTAAATTGGATCTTCGCAGTGGTTATCATCAGATACGAATTCGTCCGGGAGACGAATGGAAGACAGCTTTTAAAACACGGGAAGGACTTTTCGAGTGGCTTGTAATGCCCTTCGGCTTATCTAACGCCCCAAGCACCTTTATGAGGGTTATGAATCAATTGCTTCGACCTTTTATTGGTAAATTCGTAGTGGTTTATTTTGATGATATTCTCATCTTCAGTATGTCATTATCGGATCATCTTACCCATCTGAAGGAAGTACTTCTCGTTCTCCGTCGCGAGCAGCTTTTCGCCACGTTAAAAAAATGCGAGTTTGGTTCCCCGCAGGTTCACTTTCTTGGCTACATCGTCTCTGCCAATGGACTCGCTGTTGACCCGGGTAAGGTGGAAGCCATAAAGACTTGGCCTGTTCCCACTACATTATCGGCCACAAGAAGCTTCCATGGGCTTGCCTCGTTTTATCGCCGGTTCGTACCACAATTTAGTAGTTTGATGGCACCGTTAACTGATTGCATTCGGCGTGATGGCTTATTTACTTGGACCCCTGAAGCATCTAAAGCGTTCGAGCTAATcaaaactaaattaatctcGGCCCCCATCCTCGCTCTCCCAGATTTTACTCAAGTGTTTGAGCTCCATTGTGATGCTTCTAAGATTGGAATTGGTGCCGTCTTAAGCCAACGCAATCGTCCTATTGCCTTTTTCAGCGAGAAACTAGCTGGAGCTCGTATGCGTTATAGTACGTACGATGTCGAGTTTTATGCCGTTGTTCAGGCTATCAAACATTGGAGACATTATCTTTTTCACAAAGAATTTGTTCTCTTTACCGATCACGATGCGTTGAAGCATCTGAGTAGTCAAGACAAAGTCTCAGCTCGTCATGCATCTTGGGTAGCATACCTTCAACAATTCACGTTTGTCATAAAGCACACATCAGGAATCTCCAATCGTGTGGCGGATGCCTTAAGCCGACGACATTCAGTACTGGCTGTTCTTCACGTCTCCGTCCCTGGCTTTGCCGCTTTTGCCGATATGTATGAGTCCGATGACTTCTTTGGTCGGGTTCTCCTTGACATCCAGGCTGGTTGTTCGCAAGATTTCACAATTCATGACGGATTCCTTTTTCGTGGTGACCGTCTTTGCATACCAGATTGTAGCTTGCGGCTTCAACTCATTGCGGAAACACATAATGAAGGTCATATTGGTCGCGATAGGACTTTGCATTTGATCTCCCAGTCGTATTTCTGGCCGTCTTTACGACGCGACGTTGAGCGCTTTGTGGAACGATGCACGACTTGCCAGACATCGAAGGGCCATGCCACCAATGCCGGCCTTTACCTTCCCCTCCCTATTCCAACTCAACCTTGGTCCGACATTAGTATGGATTTCGTTATGGGACTTCCTCGTACGCAGAAAGGTTTCGATTCTATCTTCGTCATTGTCGACCGTTTCTCTAAAATGGTGCACTTCGTCCCATGTAAACGAACGACCGATGCCCTCCAGGTCGCAACACTCTTCTTTCGCGAAGTTTATAGACTCCATGGGCTACCAACTTCTATAGTTTCAGATCGTGATTCTAGATTCTTGGGTCACTTCTGGCGTTCCCTTTGGAAGATGTTGGGTACTAGTCTCGATATGAGTTCGGCATATCATCCTCAAACGGACGGTCAAACCGAGGTGACTAATAGATCATTGGGAAATTTACTTCGTTGTCTCGTAGGTGATTCCATCAAGACTTGGGATTCTAAACTACCGCAAGCGGAATTTGCTCATAATCATGCCCTCAACAGAAGTTCGGGATTCAGTCCGTTTCAGGTCGTTTATGGTCTCCTGCCCCGTGGGCCTCTTGATCTTACTACTCTGCCGGATCGTACTCGTCTCCATGGTGTTGCTGATGATTTCATTGATAACGTCCACAGCATTCATGCACAAGTTATTGCCAATCTCGAGTCCTCCTCGTCAAAGTATAAAGCTGCTTCTGATTCTCGCCGTCGTCGCGTGATCTTCGAAATTGGTGATCAAGTTTGGGCATTTCTTACCAAAGATAGAATGCCTGCGCATGCTTACAACAAACTTAAGGCAAAGAAGATTGGTCCTCTTACGGTCTTGGAGAGAATAAATGATAATGCGTATCGTCTTCAACTTCCAGCGACAATCAACACATCGGATGTCTTCAATGTACGGTACCTTTCGCGTTTTGTTCCACCAGACCCGGTTCCAGATTCGCGGTCGAATCCTTCTGACCCGGAGGGACCTGATGCAGCATCATAG
- the LOC126687933 gene encoding uncharacterized protein LOC126687933, protein MATTCKLCSEKVPRNLRGEHAAICESTKMAYDISVTAMKKANRAKGPNKAAKASLAHSQMNEAFKAMSPALRAACIQDAQRGNAAAKAAAAPARAAAAAPARAAAAAPARAAAAAPARAAAPARAAAPAPAAPANPEVKYYPNEAQLHVTPPKNMLLFFMNVISVAY, encoded by the exons ATGgcta CTACCTGCAAGCTTTGTTCCGAGAAGGTACCAAGAAACCTAAGAGGTGAACATGCGGCTATTTGTGAG AGCACCAAGATGGCCTACGACATATCCGTTACAGCAATGAAGAAGGCCAATAGAGCTAAGGGCCCCAATAAGGCAGCAAAAGCTTCATTGGCTCACAGCCAGATGAACGAGGCATTTAAGGCTATGTCACCTGCCCTGCGCGCTGCTTGCATCCAGGATGCCCAGCGCGGGAATGCCGCCGCCAAAGCTGCTGCCGCCCCTGCCCGTGCCGCTGCTGCCGCCCCTGCCCGTGCCGCTGCTGCCGCCCCTGCCCGTGCCGCTGCTGCCGCCCCTGCCCGTGCCGCCGCCCCTGCCCGTGCCGCCGCCCCTGCCCCTGCCGCCCCTGCCAATCCCGAG GTAAAATACTATCCAAATGAAGCACAGCTACATGTGACACCTCCCAAAAACATG TTGTTGTTTTTCATGAATGTCATTTCAGTTGCATATTAG